One Oscillatoria salina IIICB1 genomic window, CCTCTTAGTAAATAAACTTTACGATTAGTTAGGTATTTACTATAATTATCGCGAACTTAAGTTAATTTTGCTTAATTTAGCAATAATTTCAGTTAGTTAAGAGGGAAATTGTCGGCATTAGCGATCGCAGCTCCCCGATCTTTAATAACTAATTTTAAGATTGATAAAGGAAGTTAACAAAAAGGTTAACTCTGCGGCTAAAAGTAGTAAGTAAAGGGCAGCGCGGGGACGAAACACCGAAAAAATCAAGCTTAAGCTTTTCAAGTCAGCAATTGCGCCAAAGATCAGATAAGCTAGTAAAGCACCGCTAGAAAAGCTCGAACTAAAAGCACGGATAAAGAAAGCGTCAATAGTTGCAGAAGTAGAAACTAACATTCCTAGCAACATCATCACCAAAACAGCCGAAATCGAACCAACTCCGAGATTGAGGAGTTGATAACGAGGGATAATAACTTGTAAAATAGCAGCGATCGCGCAACCGCAAACTAAGAAAATTCCTAACTGTCGTAATTCGAGGACAATATTATCTAAGACTAAACTCAGTCGTCCGAGGAGTGTATATTTAGTTGTAGAGATAACTAGATTTGGCTGGTGAGTTTGGAGAGGTGAAAGTAAAAAAGTTCCCGAATGAAGTAAATCTCGTCGTTGCTGTTGCCAAATAGCTTGTGAAGAAGATAAATTTTGTCTAGGATGAGGTAACATCAGCCAGCGTCGGAGAAGAGATTCGCGATCGGGTTGCGCGTGAAAAACCCAACCCGCGATCGCTGCAATAATCAATACTAAAACTACTCGCAAAACCACGATATCTAGGCGATCGCTAAATGCAATCCAAGTTACCCAAATTGTAATCGGATTAATGGTTGGAGCGCCAAGTAAAAAACCAATTACTATCGGTGTAGGAACTTGTTGTAAAAGCATTCGCCTTGCTACGGGTATGTTACCATACTCGCATACTGGTAAAATCAAACCTAAGCAACTACCAAAAATTGCACCCCAAAGCGGATGGTTTGGTAGACGCGCAGAAATTACGCGATCGCTAGCAAATACTAACAGGAAACTAGAGACAATAATCCCGAGTAACAAAAAAGGAATCGCCTCAAACAACAAACTTAAAAATAAGGTAAATACATTAGTCATTAGTCATTCAGGGTTAACTCACTCATTATCTAATCTTCTCAGTGAAAATAGGGCTTGGTAAAGAGAAACAACAGTTGAAACTAATAATACCACGAGAAAACTCCTGAACAATTGGCTCATTTTTTGGGGAGATCGAGATCGAATTGTGGCTGTAGCTTTCACTGCTACTTTTTGTGGTGAGAGAATTAATCCCGATTTTTCCTCGATCTGGAAAAATAAATTTGGCAAATGGTCAATTAAAAAAAATACAGCTTCAAATAGCTATCATAGAAAAATAACTACTGTCTGAATTTAATTTATGTCTGAATTAATTTTATTTTGGCATCGGCGAGATTTACGAATTAGCGATAATATTGGACTAGCAGAAGCACGAAAAAAAACTAATAAAATAGTAGGTGTTTTTTGTCTCGATCCTGGTATTTTAGAAGCAGATGACGTGGCGCCAGCAAGAGTTAAATATCTACTTGGTTGTTTGTCTGAATTACAGTCAAGCTATCAGCAAGCCGGCAGTCAATTATTAATTTTACAAGGGAAACCAAGCCAAGAAATACCCGATCTAGCAGTAGCAGCGAACGCCAAAGCTGTATATTGGAATTGGGATGTAGAACCTTATGCCAAAAAACGCGATCGCCAAGTTAAAGAAGCCCTCACAGCAAAAGGAATTGCCGTCGAAAACTTCTGGGATCAATTACTTCACCCTCCTGGGGAAATTCTGACTAAATCGAGTAACAAACCTTACACGGTTTATACACCTTTCTGGAAAAATTGGTACAGTCAGCCGAAAAAATCTCATGCACAAAAATTAGAAAATGTCAAGGGTTTGACAGAAAAAGAAAGAGAAATAGTCAAAGCGCGATCGCTACCTTCCGCCCAAGATTTAGGCTATGTTTGGGATAACGAATTGCTGCTACAACCAGGAGAGAAAGCAGCCCAAGCCAGACTGAGAGAATTTTGTGACAAAACAATCGGCGAATACCAGCAACAGCGAGACTTTCCCTATGTAGATGGTACATCCAGACTCAGCGCCGCCTTAAAATTTGGCGCGATCGGCATTCGCACCGTTTGGGAAGCCTCACAAGAAGCTTACAACCAAAGTCGTAGCGACGAAACCAAAGCGAGTATCGAAACCTGGCAAAAAGAATTAGCTTGGCGAGAATTTTACCAACACGCGATCTATTTCTTTCCCCAACTCGCCGAGGGACCCTATCGAGAATACTGGCAAGATTTTCCTTGGGATAACTCCGAAAAATACTTTCAAGCTTGGTGCGAAGGAAAAACAGGTTATCCGATTGTCGATGCCGCCATGCGCCAGCTAAATACCGTTGGTTGGATGCACAACCGTTGTCGAATGATTGTTGCGAGTTTTTTAACCAAAGACTTGATTATCAACTGGCAGTGGGGCGAAAAATACTTTATGCAGAGACTTTTTGATGGGGATTTAGCCGCTAATAACGGTGGTTGGCAATGGAGTGCGTCATCGGGAATGGACCCCAAACCCTTAAGAATTTTTAACCCTTATTCCCAAACCCAAAAATATGACCCCGAAGCCGAGTATATCCGTCAGTGGCTACCAGAATTAAGTTCAGTAGACACAGAATGTCTAGTTACGGGGAAAATAGCAGCCGAAGATCGCGATCGCTGCGGCTATCCCCAACCAATAGTGAATCATAAACAACAGCAAAAAGAATTTAAACAGCGCTATCAACAGGTAAAAAACAACTAGACAGCTTCATCTGTGAGATCCAATCTCAATTCCCGATAAGATTGTGGGATAATGAAAAACATTTGTTTATCAGTGAAAATAACTACTGGAGTGCAAAACTAACGTGAAGGTTTTGGTAGTCGGCAGTGGTGGTCGCGAACACGCCCTAGCATGGAAATTGCTACAATCTAAGCGCATTACCGGGGTCTATTGTGTCCCTGGTAATGGCGGTACAGCAGTAATGAAGGGTTGTAAAAATTTACCCTTACGAGTAGATGATTTTGAAGGAATATCTCGGTTTTTGGAAGTACACGGCATTCCTTTAGTCGTTGTCGGTCCGGAACTTCCCCTGTCAATGGGAATCGCCGATTACCTCAAAGATTTAAACGTGATGGTATTTGGTCCAAACAAAGCCGGGGCGCAAATTGAAGCGAGTAAATCTTGGGCAAAAGAACTAATGTTGTCGGCAAATGTTCCGACTCCCAAAGCAGAAATGTTTGCTGAAGCAGAAACAGCGATCGCTTATGTGGAAAAACAAGGTGCGCCGATCGTCATTAAAGCAGACGGTTTAGCCGCCGGAAAAGGAGTGATCGTTGCCCAAACAGTTCCCGAAGCAACAACCGCGATCGCCTCTTTATTCCAAAAAGGCTTTAGCAAGGTACTGGTGGAAGAATATTTGACAGGTCAAGAAGTTTCTGTACTCGCCTTAACCGACGGAAAAACCGTTCGTCCCTTACTTCCCGCCCAAGATCACAAACGCATTGGCGAAGGAGATACCGGAGAAAATACTGGGGGAATGGGCGCTTATGCCCCTGCGCCGATTGTAACTCCAGAATTAATGTCTCGCATCGAACGAGAAATTCTTCAGCCCACAGTTGAAGCTTTGGTGCAACGAGGAATTGACTACCGAGGCGTACTTTACGCCGGATTGATGATTACCCCAGAAGGAACGCCAAAAGTATTGGAATTTAACTGTCGCTTCGGCGATCCCGAAACCCAAGCAATATTACCCTTGCTCGACACGCCCTTAGAACAACTGTTTATCGCTTGTTGCGAAGGGAAACTAGCCGAACAGCCCCCCATCGCTTGGAAGCAAGGTAGCGCGATTACCGTCGTCGCTTCCTCCCCAGGATACCCAGGCAAATACCAAAAAGGACTAGCGATCGCCGGAATCGAACAAGCAGAAAACTTTGGCGCGATCGTCTTTCATGCGGGAACCAAACTCAAACAACAACAACTCGTTACCGATGGCGGTAGAGTTCTCAATGTTACCGCAGTCGGCGAAAACTTTAGCGTAGCTAAAACCAAAGCTTATCAAGGAATCGAAAAGATTCAATTTGAAGGCATTTACTACCGACGCGATATCGGTCATCGACTGGTGAGTGCTAACTTTCTTGCTAGTTAGTCGCAAACGATCGACTATATTGGTAGACGCATTGATTAAATAATCTGTCTTCTTGAGTCAGCTTATTTACCTCGAGACTGTTGTATTCTCTTTTGATTGGCGAATCTACCTTGCTGAATCTATTCAAAAGTATCCGAGAAGCGATCGCTCGTTGGTGGAGCGAATTTACCCTTCAGACACGATTGATGGCAGCAGCTACGTTAGTTGTTTCCTTATTAATGAGCGGTCTGACATTTTGGGCTGTCAATACGATTCAACAAGATGCACGGATGAACGATACTCGCTTTGGCAGCGATTTAGGGCTTTTACTTGCAGCGAACGTCGCTCCAGCGATCGCTGAAGGCAATTTAACTGAGGTGGCTCGTTTTACCAATCGCTTTTACAGCAGTACCTCTAGCGTCCGCTATATGATCTATGCCGATGAGTCGGGCAAAATTTTCTACGGGATTCCCTATTCGGAAGAAGAAGTACAAAACTCCTTGACAATCGAACGGCGCATTCAATTACCAGAAAGTTATGCTCAATATTCTGAGTTACCTTTAGTGCGCCAGCATCTCACTCCTGACGGACAAGTTACCGATGTTTTTGTCCCCCTCAACTACCAAGGAAAATATTGGGGAGTTTTAGCGATCGGCATTAATGCTAACCCAACTGTTGTTGCTTCCTCACACTTAACTAGAGATGTCACGATCGCTGTTTTCATCTCGATTTGGGCGATGGTCATTTTGGGAGCGGTATTTAACGCTTTGACAATTACTAGACCGATTAAAGAGCTACTTTTGGGTGTAAAAAACATCGCGGCTGGCAATTTTAAACAGCGCATCGATTTGCCTTTTAAAGGAGAACTCGGCGAACTAATTTCTAGCTTTAATGAAATGGCAGAACGGTTGGAAAGATACGAAGAACAAAATATCGAAGAACTAACTGCCGAAAAAGCCAAACTGGAAACTTTAATGTCTACGATTGCTGATGGCGCTGTACTGCTGGATACAGATTTGCACGTAATTTTAGTTAATCCTACCGCACAAAGGATTTTTGGTTGGGAAGGTTTACCAGTAGTTGGCGAAAATGTCCTCCATCACTTACCCGCAGCTTTGACAGTTAAACTGACTAAACCTCTTTATCAAATTGCCACTAGCGAAACTATTGCCGAAGAGAAAGGAGATTTTCCTAGCGATGAAGCAGTTAAAACTCATTCGCGTCTTCCGGAAATTGGGGAGTTTCGCCTCACTTTAACTGAACCTACTCAACGTACTGTCCGCATTCTCTTAATTAAAGTTCTCGATCAAAGAACCGAAACAATTAAAGGAATCGCAATGACAGTACAAGATATTACTCGCGAAGTTGAATTAAATGAAGCAAAAAGCCAATTTATTAGTAATGTTTCCCACGAGTTAAGAACGCCTTTATTTAATATTAAATCTTTTATTGAAACTCTTTACGAATACGGCGAAGACCTTAGCGAAGCAGAAAGACGAGAATTTCTCGATACGGCTAACCACGAAACCGATCGCTTAACTCGTTTGGTTAATGATGTTTTGGATTTATCTCGTCTCGAATCAAATCGAACCTATGTTTTAGGGGCGGTAGATTTGCTGCAAACGGCGGAACAAACTCTGCGTACTTATCAATTGAATGCTAAAGATAAAGGAATTGAATTAAGTCAGGAAATTGAACCAAATCTGCCTCCTGTTGTCGGTCATTATGACCTATTGTTGCAAGTTTTAGCTAACTTGGTTGGTAATTCTTTGAAGTTCACTAAAGCCGGAGGAAAAATTACTATTCGCGCTTATAATCTCGAATCTACACCCTATCCTTTAGAAGAAATTGAAAAGGTACGAATTGAAGTTTCTGATACAGGGATTGGGATTGATAAAGAAGACCAAGAAGCAATTTTTGACCGTTTTTTCCGGGTAGAAAATCGCGTTCATACTTTAGAAGGAACGGGTTTGGGACTTTCAATTGTTCGCAATATTATCGAAAAGCATAATACCACTGTCCATTTGGTCAGTGAAGTAGGAATAGGAACGACTTTTTGGTTCGATTTGCCAGTTTATAGTGAAGAATTAATTCAAAGCTATCAAGATACTGACGAGAATTAAACTGACTAAAAGTAAGATACCTAGATTTCGTTTAAACCACAATTTGAATCCAGGATTATAGCGAGGTGGAGTTAACTCCAGGGGTTCGTGGCGATCGCGAAATAAGGTACAAGTTTTCGCATAGGGACGTTGGGGAAAGTTACAAGTGTCATCCTCATGATAGACGCAGCGATCGCATAAATAGTCTCCTGCTGTCGCTTGATGTAAGGGAATACCAGGATGACCGTAAGCTTTGAGAATAGCACGACAATGAGGACAAGTAACTGCCTCAACGTCTACGGGTTGTTGACAATGGGGACAATCAGGCATTACTACTAATGAATCATCTTTCTTAAGCTAGGGGCAACCACAGGGGGATTGCCCCTACTGGTCTAATTCTCGCAAAACTTTCGCTAAAATCTCAAACATTTGCTCAATTTGTTCTTTACTAATTATCAACGGTGGCGAGAGGGCAATAATATCGCCTGTTACGCGAATTAATAATCCTTGTTCGTAGCAACGTTGTAAACATTCCCTTCCTCTCATACCGGGTTTTCCTGGTATGGATTCTAATTCTATTCCTGCTACTAAACCAATGTTCCTTAAGTCAATTATCTGAGGTAAATCGCGTAACGAATGAACTGCTTCTTGCCAATAATTAGCTAAACTATCAGCACGAGCAAATAAACCTTCTTCTTCGTAAACATCTAAAGTTGCCATTGCTGCGGCACAAGCTACGGGATGTCCGGAATAGGTGTACCCATGAAATAATTCAATCGCATTTTCTGCTGCTGCGTCCATAAAGGTATCGTAAATACCTTTTTTGACAAAAACTGCTCCCATTGGAATTGTGCCGTTGGTAAGCCCTTTTGCGACGGTAATCAGATCGGGAATTACGCCAAAATATTCGCTAGCAAAGCTTTTTCCTAGTCGTCCAAACCCGGTAATTACTTCATCAAAAATTAACAAAATGCCGTATTTGTCGCAAATTTCTCGCAATCTTTTTAAGTAACCAACTGGGGGAATTAAGACACCGGTAGAACCTGCCACTGGTTCTACAATAACCGCCGCAATTGTTGAAGCGTCGTGTAAAGTAACAATTCTTTCTAATTCGTCGGCTAAATGACTTCCCCATTGAGGTTGTCCGCGAGTAAAAGCATTATGTTCTAAATTGTGGGTGTGGGGAAGATGATCGACTCCGGTAATTAAACTACCAAAAAATTTGCGATTGTTAGCAATTCCACCGACAGAAATCCCGCCAAAACCTACGCCATGATAGCCTCTTTCTCTACCAATTAAACGCTGACGAGTTCCTTCTCCTTTCACGCGATGATAGGCGATCGCGATCTTCAATGCTGATTCTACCGCTTCGGAACCGGAGTTGCCATAAAAAACGCGATCGAAGTCTCCCGGAACCATTTTAATCAATCTTTCTGCTAGTTCAAATGCACCAGGATGTCCCATTTGAAACGGTGGTGCATAATCTAATTTAGCGACTTGTTGCTGAATTGCGGCGACAATTTTCGGGCGACAGTGACCTGCATTTACACACCATAAACCTGCCGTTCCGTCAAGTATTTCTCGACCATCAACGGTAGTATAATACATCTCTTTTGCGCCTACCAAGAGACGCGGTTTTGCTTTAAACTGCCTGTTAGCAGTAAATGGCATCCAAAAGGCTTCGAGTTGATTTGCCACAGTTTTTACTCCCGATCTTCCCATCTCGCGATCGCCACTAAATTTTCAGCAGTGATGCGCGTCACTCGATCGTTAATATTATCTCACTTTTCTGGTTGACTGAACGCACAATTTTTCTTGACCAAATTCTAGTTTTTTCCTGATTCATCTCACTTGAGACTGACAAATCAAGAGTAACAATTAAAAGTGTCAACTGACTAAATTAGAAAAATCATGTGTCTCTCTTCTCGCAGCCTTGGTTTACCTTGGCAATCTGTTGCTTATCAGACTCCAGAAAGCGATATTTTACTCACTTATCGAGGAACATCTTATCAAGCTCGTCAACGTTTATCAATGCCATCGCTACCAATTATCAAATTAAAGTATCGCGGGATTAATTATTTTCAATCACCATCAATTTTTAAGTAAATTTTTGTTGAATGTGGGGATTTAGCCCTCGATACAAATTAGACTAAATACCCACAAGAAAACACCTTTTAAATTATTTTACAGCTAAGGTGCGCAAGCGATTCAAAGCAGCCGCTAATTCAAAACGACGGAAATAAGCCAAATCTCCTTGAGGATAGTCAGTAATTACATCTAATCCTTCATTTTCCAAATCGCCGATCGTCAAATCTAAGATTGTGGGAAGATCGTTTTGGCGATCGATATATCTTTGTTTAGCATAGACGATCGCCGCCGCGATCGCGCGCAATTGTCCCGAATCTACTATTTGTTCTACTGCGGTTAAATCGATATCTTCTGTACCAAAAGCTACTTCATCAACGTCGCGTACTTTTACTTTTACCGCCCTCCGTCCCCGACTGGGGTCAATACTTTCTGGTAAAGGTATACGCGAGGTTATTTTACCAAATTTTCTGCCTCCTTCGGCACTACGTTCGGTAACATATTCTCGAGCAATTGCTTTCGCTTTTGCAGTCACATCGTGGGGTTGAAAATTATCCATAGCGATGACAGTATCAGCGACATCGAAATAATCTCCACTACCACCCATAACTAAAATTGTCGAAACGCCATAATCGGCGTATAATTGCTGAATTTTATCGATAAAGGGCGTAATTGGTTCTTTATCCTTCGAGATAAGCTGTTGCATCCGGCGATCGCGGATCATAAAATTAGTTGCGGCGGTATCTTCGTCAACTAATAATAATTTTGCCCCTGCTTCTAAAGCTTCGATAATATTTGCTGCTTGGGATGTACTTCCGCTAGCATTTGGAGTTGTAAAATTAGTTGTTGAACGTCCTTGTGGTAATTGATTGATAAACGGAGAAATATCCACACCAGCAATACTCCGTCCATCTTCTGCCCTAATTTTAACCGCCGCCGGATTAGTAACGACAAATTCTCTCCCATCTCCGGGAAGATGATTATAAACTCCGACTTCTATCGCTTTCAATAAAGTAGATTTTCCGTGATATCCGCCACCGACAATTAAATTAATTCCCGCCGGAATGCCCATACCAGTTATTTTACCTCGATTCGGACAAGCAAATTCAACTCGCAAAGATTCTGGTGACTGAAAGGGAATTGCTTCGTCTTGTAACGGGCGATCGTCTACACCGCTACGCCGTGGTAAAATTGCCCCATCAGCGACAAAAGCGACTAAATTATTTTCCGCTAATTGTTGACGCAACCAGTCTGCATCTTCCACCGTTTCAACTTGCTTTTGAATCGCTGATTTATCTAAGGAATCATATAATAAAGCTGCTGCGACAATTTCCGGAATATCTTCACATAACATCGCTGCTGCTTGACGACCTAAAATCCTTCTTCCTTGGGCTGGTAAACCAACAACAAAACGAACTTCTACTTCTTTTTTACTAACAAAAGCCGCAGTCCTTTCTAAGATTTCTTGTCCGTAACGAGTAATCGCAATTAAACCACTTTTTCCGGTTCCTCGTTTACCGCTAATTTCTCTCGCCATCTGGTCAAATTGACGAATCAAATAATCTCTTAAGCCAATTTCTCGACTCAAGGAATTATACAGTTGTTCGGGAAAACCTGCAATTGCTTGCGGTATTTTGACTCGGACTTTACTCGGTGCCGCAAAAGGATCTCCTTGTACATGGTCGATAATTAAAGTAAAGTCAGGAAAGTTGTAACTTCCTTTGATATCTTTGTAGGCTTTGTAGCTACGATTATCTAAATTTAAAAGTAGGGAACGAAGTTTTTCTCGATTAGACATAAATTGATTTTCTGTACCAAAACGCCAAGGTTATTTTAAAAGCTAGAACCAGGTTGTTGCAGAAATTCTATCTCTTCCTTCGTACTTTTTCTACCTAAAATAGAATTTCGGTGAGGAAAGCGCCCAAATCGTTTAATGACTTGATAATGTCTTTTTGCGTAGTCGATGCTACTTGCACTTTCGGGGTCTGATTCTAAACTAGAAAATAATTCTAAACATCTTTCTTGATCTGCCAGTTTCTCGCTATGTTCAAAGGGAAGATAAATAAACCAACGCTGTACTGGTAATAATTCCTTGTCGTAACCTTTACTTACTGCATATTTTGCTAACTCTAAGGCTTTTTCGTCAGTAGCAAAGGCTTGGGGTTGACCGCGAAACATATTTCGAGAAAACTGATCTAAGACAATAATTAACGCTAAACAACTGTCAGGGTTATTTTTCCACTCATCTAATTCCCCTGCGGCTGCTCGATCGTAAGTATCGAGGAAACGCGATCGCACTTCTCGGTCGAATTCATCTTTCTTCACAAACCATTCTTGACGCTGCTTTCCATAACCCTCCTCACCCGCTTTACCAAACCAAAATTCTAGTATTTCTTCCATAAGTCCCCCTATAGGGCAGCCACTATTTCCCATTTTAAGAATAACACCTTTTTAGCCATTTGTCAACAAATTTTCGTCATTTGCCCAAACTCTTTTTGACCCAAAAATGAACAATTATCTTTGCGCCTTTGCGTCTTGGCGCGAAACAAAGTCACCATAGTAAAAAAGCAACAAAAACCCAAACGAGATGTTAGAACACCACGTAATCATAGTCGGCGGTGGATTAGCCGGATGTCGCGCCGCCCTAGAAATCAAACGTAGCGACCCGAACATCGATGTCGCCCTCATCGCCAAAACCCACCCCATCCGTTCCCACTCCGTCGCCGCCCAAGGAGGAATAGCCGCAACCCTAAAAAACGTCGATCCCCAAGATAGCTGGGAAGCCCACGCCTTCGATACAGTCAAAGGTTCAGACTATTTAGCCGACCAAGACGCAGTAGAAATCCTGACCAAATCAGCCCCAGACGTAATCATCGACCTCGAACACATGGGCGTATTATTTTCCCGCCTCCCTGACGGCAAAATCGCCCAACGCGCCTTTGGGGGACACTCCCACAAACGCACCTGCTACGCCGCCGATAAAACAGGTCACGCGATTTTACACGAACTGGTTAACAACCTCCACCGCAACCAAGTCCAAGTTTACGATGAGTGGTACGTGATGCAACTAATCCTCGAAGAAAACGAGGCGAAAGGTATCGTCATGTATCGCATTCTCGACGGACATATCGAAGTTGTCCGGGCGAAAGCAGTCATGTTTGCTACTGGGGGTTATGGTCGAGTTTTCAATACCACATCCAACGATTTCGCTTCCACAGGCGACGGTTTAGCAATGTCGGCTGCGGCAGGTTTACCTTTAGAAGACATGGAATTTGTCCAATTTCACCCGACAGGTTTGTATCCCGTAGGCGTATTAATTTCCGAAGCAGTTCGCGGTGAAGGGGCGTATTTAATTAATAGCGAAGGTTCGCGCTTCATGGAAAACTACGCCCCCAAACAAATGGAACTTGCACCTCGCGATATTACTTCTAGGGCGATAACGTTGGAAATTAGGGCTGGGCGAGGTGTCTATCCCGATGGTAAAGCGGGTGGTCCTTGTGTATTCCTGGATTTGCGCCACATGGGTAAAGAAAAAATTATGAGTCGAGTTCCCTTTTGTTGGGAAGAAGCCCACCGACTGGTAGGAGTTGATGCGGTACACGAACCGATGCCAGTACGTCCTACAGCCCATTATTCTATGGGTGGCATACCTGTAAACACTGACGGACAGGTAAGACGAAGTGGAGATAATTTAGTTACAGGTTTCTTTGCTGCGGGAGAATGCGCTTGCGTTTCAGTACATGGGGCAAATCGGCTAGGAAGTAATTCG contains:
- a CDS encoding succinate dehydrogenase/fumarate reductase flavoprotein subunit, with protein sequence MLEHHVIIVGGGLAGCRAALEIKRSDPNIDVALIAKTHPIRSHSVAAQGGIAATLKNVDPQDSWEAHAFDTVKGSDYLADQDAVEILTKSAPDVIIDLEHMGVLFSRLPDGKIAQRAFGGHSHKRTCYAADKTGHAILHELVNNLHRNQVQVYDEWYVMQLILEENEAKGIVMYRILDGHIEVVRAKAVMFATGGYGRVFNTTSNDFASTGDGLAMSAAAGLPLEDMEFVQFHPTGLYPVGVLISEAVRGEGAYLINSEGSRFMENYAPKQMELAPRDITSRAITLEIRAGRGVYPDGKAGGPCVFLDLRHMGKEKIMSRVPFCWEEAHRLVGVDAVHEPMPVRPTAHYSMGGIPVNTDGQVRRSGDNLVTGFFAAGECACVSVHGANRLGSNSLLECVVYGRRVGAAIAQYIQNRKLPELDPENYLQINRSRIQSLFEQKGTMRLAQLRQQFQDCLTQYCGVFRTETTMREGLAKLQELKQQFANIYLDDRDNCWNTELIEALELRNLFIVGEIILASALNRQESRGAHSREDYPQRDDDKFLKHTFAYHSPAGIDINYVSVVINRFEPKERKY